A stretch of DNA from Cydia fagiglandana chromosome 24, ilCydFagi1.1, whole genome shotgun sequence:
AACCGGATGGTGTACTTTCACGTGATGTTTCAAACTACAGTTTTGCACAAATGACTCCCCGCACGTCGCACAAACGAATCTCCTGTCATCCTGGTGTATACGCATATGTTCCCGAAGAGTATATTTCCTCGCATACGATTTCTTGCACACTGAGCACTGATGCTTCCTCTCTCCTCCGTGACGTATCATATGCTCTTTCAGCTCAGATTTAGAATAGAACTTCCATTCGCATACTTCGCACGCATGCCTTTTGAGCTTCAAATGCACCGTCCTGACATGAACTCCAAGTTTACCACTTAGTGTGAAAACTTTAGGACACAAATTACACTTAAACTCTTTTAGTTTCAGACCGTGGACGGACGAAACGTGTTTGTTCCTTTGAAAGTAATTTCTAAATGTCTCGGGGCAATGCGGGCATCGATGTCTCTTAACTCGCATGTGAACGAGAGCGTAATGTTCGTTCTTGGCATTTGTGGATCGAAAAACTTTTTCACAAGCGTCACAAGGGAAAGAACCCGTCTCGTGGGAAAAGGAGTGCGTTCTCAAACGCTCTGGGGTGATGAAACCCGTTCCGCACTGCTCGCATATAAAATTCTGATAGTGCACGTTCATGTGCTGGTTTAAACTTTTGAATTCAGCGAATGTTTCAGAACAAATTGCGCATTTGAACTCATCTTTCCTTACTTTAAATGGGAGAATACCGTCATTCGATTTCGGAtcaatatttttgttatgtttatctAGCAGATGCTTTTTTAACTCATTGAAATCAGTTATAGCATCGTCACAAATAGTGCATCCAGTGTTTGTCACATCTACTTTGGCAAGTTCATATTTCTTCAATTTTGAGAGAGCACATCTAACTTGTGCAGTAGTTTTGTCGCAATGTTCATTTTCATTGTGTGTCCTCAGCCAGGCTGGGTCGTTAAATTGGTTATCACAGTAAAAACACAAGTATAAATTCTTCATCCATCTAAACGGACATATCTTTGTGAATTGTAGTAAAACTGTAGCATTCTTTTTCCTAGCTTTCAGGTCGTCGACATCGatattagtttttttaaatttgtcttCGTTTTCTTTATATCCGCCGGTTTTCATGCCAGCTATCTGTTTCTCACTGTCGGTGGGTGAGGTCTCATCACCTAGAAATGAGAAAAACGTCCATGACTTCCAGATAATCATTGATTGCATGCATTTCGAGCGCGATGTCAGTTTGTCAAGACAATACCGGCTCAGAAGCACAGGTACATATAATTTAACGTGCAAACGAGTTCAATAAGACCAACAAGATCATCATTTTAAAAGAATCGACTTTGATTCATGCAATCTTTGATTTCGAAGATTGGGTACCTAGCATAAAAACATCGCACTTGCGAAGAAGCAAGGCTTTGATGGTAAAGATTTTACTAAATATACACCGTGATGGTTTTAGGAAAGTAATTATGGGTAGAAAGTTAGCTAAACGAATCATATTtactaataggtacttatttaaattttttattaataacaacAATCAGTATGGGTACAAGTAAAAGTATGACTATTATGTTACGATTCGATTTCATCTTTCAAAAGCGTAGGATGATGAACTTTAATATGATGTTTCATGCTACACTTCTGCACAAAGGCCTGGCCGCAAGCAGAGCAAGTGAACCGCCTGTCATTGTTGTGAATCCGCATATGCTCCCGCAAAGTATTTATCCGAGCGTacgctttattgcacacctcacactGGAATTTCCTCTCACCACCATGTTTAACCGAGTGAGCATCCAGCCCATGTTTACTAAAGAACTTCATGCCACAAATGTGACACTCATGGTTCTTAACCTGTAAATGTTGAGCCCTTATATGTTCAGACCGTTTACTACTTAAATCAAAGACCTTGTCACACGAGGGACAAGGATAATCGGCGGTTTTCTGATCATGGACGGTACGAAGGTGTTTCAATCTCTGCCCGTAAAAGGCAAATTTCTCGTTGCAAATAGGACATTTGTTCCGCTCTTTGGGTTTGTGTTCTTTAGTAACGTGCGAAGTCAGATGAGCGCGGACTGTGAATGTTTGATCGCAGTTCTTGCAGGGAAACAAGCCTTGTTCCTGAGAATCGTGGGTGCGAGCGTGCCTGATCATTTGCCGGGAAGTGATAAACTTTTTCCCACATTGGTCACATATGTAGCTGTCATAGTGTTCATTAATATGCCTGTGTAAGCCTACGAACGTTTCATATTTCTTTCCACATATTTGACAGACATGCTCAGACGAACTATTTAGGTTGTAAGGGATAACGCTATCGCCGTAGGTCATGTCCAATTCCTTCCCATGTTCAGCTAGATGGGCCTTCAATGTTTGATTGTCTGGAATTTCTTTCGAGCAAATCTTGCATGAAGCGTCTACAAAGTCAACTTTAGCCGGTTCGTAATATTtgggtatttttttaatttcagtgTGTTGTTCGCGATTATGTTGTCGAAGCACCGCTGGCTCTGTGAAAGTTTCTTTGCAGTAGTAACAAAGATAAACTCCTTTATCAAAACGGAATGGCTGTACTGTTGTCATAGCTATGATAATTGAAAGATTGTTTATTAGAGTAATGCGTCTCCATTCGCCGGGGAATCTTTCATCAGTATGATCTGCCTCAACGGAATCCTTTTTATATGTACCGCACTCCTTCATTTGAATATGTTTGGCCAGCTGGACCGAACTCCTAAATCGacttttgcatttatcacacACATGACGAGCGGAGTGTACATGCATGTGGTTAAGTAATCTCATTAGTGACTCGCACGGCTTTCCGCATAGTTGGCAAATGTGGCTATTTCGGAGCATTCTAAAAGGAAGCACAGTCTCGCCCTGCGCAGAGTTCGTTGTGACTAATTGTCTGCCGTGCTCGGCCAAGTGGGCTTTTAACATGGCATAGTTTGTAATTTGTGCAAAGCACAGTTTGCACGAAGCATCCGCTATGTCCACTTTTGTTGGATCATACGCTTTCAGCTTGGGCAGTTGTATCTCATCATAATGTTGGTTTCGGTGGTGTTCGCGAAGCTTTTCTGCTTCTTGAAACACGTCTATGCAGAAGAAACAAAggtattttccttttttgtaTTTAAACGGACACGCTGTAGTAGTAGATATAATAGCAGATACGTTATCTCTTAAATTGGCGCGCCAGCGCTCTGCTTCGCTCATTTTCTTAGCCTGTATGGGTTCTTCACTTTCCCGtcctaaaaacagaaaaaaaattcTAAACGATACGTTCAAAGTCAAGACTCCTTTTGATTCTTCAGCTATAGGTAGTTGCGAAAGGCTGGGTTGAACATTTACAAAAACTGCCGTAAGTTTATCAAGAAATTAGTTTATTAGATCCATCTATTACGTTAACAAAATTAGTTTTGATTATGTATTTCTAAAAGCTTAATAATAGAGACATTCTGTGAAACGATGTATGGAACAATCtgaaattaatacaaataaacattttaagaaGATGATGACTCAAATTCTTGTTTATATTCCGTAGGATGATGTACCCTCATATGGTGCTTCATACTGCACTTTTGTATAAAAGTCAGTCCACACACAGCACAAGCGAACCGTCGGTCGTCGTTGTGAATACGCATGTGTTCCCTCAGGGTCTTAATCCTGGCATACGCCTTCTTGCAAATATCACACTGGAATTTCCTTTCGCCGTTATGTTTAACTACATGATTCTTAAGCGCAGTACTGGTAGAGAACTTCATGTCACACACGTTGCATGCGTGATTTTTCTCTCTTTTGAAGTGATTCTGTTTCATATGGTTGGTCAAACTGCTGCACAAATTGAAGACCTTATTACAGGAGGGACAGGGGAACTCCGGCATTTTGTGGCCATGGACTTGGACCAAGTGTTTCAATCTTTGTCTGTACGTAGGGAAATCCTCTTTACACACGGGACATTTGTATACGGTGAGTGGTGTCTTGCGTTTGTGTACGTTGGTACTGTGAGTATGTAGACGTGAAAGGAACGGGAAAGTTTGATTGCATTCCTTGCAAGGGAATACGCCGCTCTTATGAATTAGGCGATGAGTGTTTAGCTGAGTGCGAGTTTTAAAACTTTTGCCACATTGATCACAAATGTTATAGGCGCAATGTACGTTCATGTGTTTGTGTAGAGTTAAAAACGATTGGTAGGTTGTATTGCATATATGACAAACGATCTTATCTTTATTCAAATTGTAGGGTATCACGCTCTTGCTAAGCGAGGTGTCTATGATCTTGTCGTGTTTAGCTAAATGAGTTTTTAACGTAGGATAGTCGCGAATCTCCGCTAAACAAAGTTTGCAAGAAGCATCCGCAAAGTCCATTTTTAAAGGTAGATCAAGTCTACGATTTGGAAatgatttaatataataatgttGAGCACGGTTGTGACTTCGAATGTCGTCTGGGTTTAGAGACGTCGTGTCACAGTAGTAACATTGGAATAAGCCCCTTTTAACCTTAAAAGGGTAGACTGTAGTCATGGTTGTTATTATAGAAATGTTATTTCTGAAGTTAGTCAACTTAGACTTTTTAGTAAAAGATTCATCTTCAGATTGTTCCATATGTCTATCTGCTGATGCACTAGCATCTCCAATATCAACTGACTTCTTTGTGCGTGTGCTACATTCATTTTGTCGGATATGACTCACAAGCTGAGCATaagagtttaattttttgccacATTTTTTGCATCTATCATAATCGGAATGCTCCGACATATGTCTGAGTAAACACATGAATGTATTAAACTCCTTCTCGCATATTTGGCAGACATTTGACTCCGAGCCCAGGCAATACGGCAAGATACTCTCTCCACGCGTTGTGTCGATGACTTTACCGTGTTCCGCCAAGTGGCTTTTTAGCATAGCATAGTTCGGAATGTCAGCTGCACACACCTTACACGATGCAGCAGTGAAATCCATTTTAACGGGTCGATAACACTTAGGTCTGCGAACTTGTTTTTCGTCAGAATGACGGACACGATTATGCATTCTCATTTCTGCTGGATCGCAGAATGCATCTGTGCAATAATAACATTGAAATGTCGCGCCGTTTGGATTGGCTTTGTACTTGAATGGGTAAACTGTGGTCATAGCGACGACAGTATTAACGTTATTCCATAGGTCGGCGCGCCATAGGGAATCCTCACTGTCCGCTCCGGTCTTATCCTCATTAGCTTGATCGGCTTCTTCGGTTTTCTGTCCTAAAAATAGAAAGAACTCTACTTagcttaattatttatttatagtatgGCAAAGTATGCACTGGCCACTGTGTGTCTTCATCACTTTcatgtaataataaataataccatGGCTAAGTGTTTTGCAAGGGTTATTGAGATaattatttttcgggaatgtgTATAAAAGATACGACACTACCCATATACGCAAATGAACCCTGTATTCCAATTTCGAATGATTGGAGTCAATTACGGCTACGATGTAAAGATATATGACTTTTCAATTCAACTTACATTTCGTAGTATtgagtgttaaataaaaatattcagaTTTTTAATCAACGCCTATAAGTGCACAGAATGTAGTTATTAAAATAGTGAGCAATAAGTACGGTCCTGTAATAAGAGACAGAGGTAATATTTCAATAAGCAATcgctatttaatatttattagttacaattaaaatacatcTTTCAAATGCGTGGGATGGTGCACCCTAATATGCTGCTTCATGCTACAATTTTGGATGAAACTCTGTCCACATACGGGACACGTATATCGTCTGTCGTTATTATGTATCCGCATATGTTCCCTAAGGGTCTTTATTCTAGCGTACGCCTTCTTGCAGACATCGCACTGGTATATCCTCTCCCCGCCATGCTTGATCGCATGTTCCTGAAGCTCATAATTACTGAAAAACTTCATCCCGCAGACAATGCACACATGATTCCTCTCCTGCAAATGCTGGAACCTAATATGTGCAGTTCTCTTACTGCATAAATCGAAAACTCTGTCGCAAGAGGGACAAGGGAAAACGGGCGTTTTCTGCTCATGCACAGTGTGTAAATGCTTCAGTCTCTGTTTGTAAGACACGAATTTTTCGTTACAGATAGGACATTTATATCTCTTGTTAAATCTATGGACTTTAGCAACGTGGGTGTATAAGGGAGCGTACGAAGTGAAGGTCTCATCGCACTGCTTGCACGGAAACACGCCGGTTTCGTGAGTGCGAGTGTGATTGAGCATGCGTTGTGATGTCGCGAACCTTTTCCCACATTTCTCACAAATATAATGTTCGTAATGGTCGTTCATGTGTTTATGTAAGCTTAGGAACATCTCGTATGTCTTTCCACATACTTGACAGACATGCTCGTCCTTGCTTAACTTGTACGGAAGCACGCTGTCTCCAAAAGTATTATCTATCTCTTTGCCGTGTTCGATCAGATGTGATTTCAACATGGCATAGTCGCGAATTTCAGTTAGACACAGCTTGCACAAAGCGGTTGAGAAATCCATTTTAACGGGTTCATATTTTCTGGGTTTCGGGAGTACTTTCGATTCGGAATGATAGATACGGTTGTGTTGGCGTAGCTTCTCTGGCTCTAGGAATGTGTGTTTGCAGTAGTAACAGAGGTACATTCCCCTTCTATATTTGAAGGGGTATGCGGTGGTCGTGTCTATGATAGTGGAGATGTTATTTCTAAAGTTGGTTCGTCTCCGTTCGCCCTCCTCCCGTTTGACAGCTGCGGACGCAGCGTCAATATCCTCTGCCTCGGCCAATTCTTGTTTGACCTCAACAGCGGATTCTGGTTTGTACTGAACGTCTTCACCTTTCCGTCCTAAAAATAGAAAAACATCCAATCAAGGCTCTCCTTCCAACGGTTTATTAATCTAAATTGTATCTAAGAAAGCGATTCGACTGACTACGACTGTTTTAATAAAAAGCCAACAAAATTTCATTTGgcaatacttgtatttaaatgcTTTGTAAAATTGTTAAGAAGGATGGACTGAAAGATGAAGATTTATTCAGACAAATATATAAAATCCATAGTTTTAGGGATAACCCTATTTAGAAAGTATTCAGTGTGTAGAAATGATAGTCTTGAACTAATAAAAcgtaatttattgatttataaATGATACAATCTTAATATACATTAGGCATAGGCAATCTGAGTTTCTTTAGAGGTTCAGCGTTAGGGTGATGCGTTCTCATATGGCTCTGAAGGCTACACTTCTGCACATATGCATTATTACAAAACTGACATACGAATCGTTTATCATTATTATGTATACGCATGTGTTCCTTCAACGTTTTGGTTCTAGCATAGGACTTCTTACAGACCTGACATTGGTATTTTCTCTCCCCTACATGTTTGACCATGTGATTCCTAAGCTGGGCTGCCGTGACGAACTGATACGGGCATAAGGCACAGAAGAACTGCTTATGTCTAATGTGTACTTGTTGTATATGCTTAGTTCTCTGATTGCACATGGAGAAGACGGCTGTGCATAGATGGCAAGGATACTCAACTTTCCTATCATGAGCAACCTTGAGATGCTTTGCCCTATCGGCGTATCTTAAGAAAGAGTCATTACAATATGGACAGCGATACCGATATTCCGGGCCGTGTGCCAAAGCCATGTGGCTATTCTTCAAAGCACGAGTCGCGAAAACGTCGTCGCATTTGGAACATTTGTACTGCATACTGTTTGAGGCCTCATGTATAACTAAATGAGCTTTAAGTCTATGCGCGGCGGAGAATGCTTTGCCGCACTGGAAGCATATGTTGTTCGGATAATGATGATTCATATGTGTGTTTAATTTTGAAAACAGCTCAAAGTGTTCTccacaatgtgtgcacacgaaCTCTTTTCCTTCTATAAGGAAAGGAGTAACGCCGATGCCATGATTTATGGTAATAGGTTTATCATGGATTTGGAGTAAGTGTTCCTTTAATGTCTCAACGTCTTTAACGTGTAGTAAGCAAAGTTCGCAGCGGAGGCCAGTGATCTCTACTTTGACGTTGTCTAAGGGTCGCGCTAATCGCATGGCCTCGACCCGGTTAGGGTGCTCAAGCGCATGTTCTCGGATGCCGCTGAAGTCCCCGAAGGACATGGGACAGAAGGCGCACGTGAACGCCCCCCGCTTCCACCTGAACGGGCACACGTTGGAACACTCTATTATAATAGCCGCATTGTCTCTGTGATCGTTATACTTGCGTTTCGGTTTCCATTTAAGTTTGAGGTCGGTGGaccctaaaaacaaaagaaaattcacTATCAAAAAGCGCACGCAGCTTTTGTTTGACTAGTTAGTATATTTCTGCGGTTATCAATGTTTTATGTAGGTtaattcatttaaattaattaagataACAATTCTGGTTTTCTGACGTAGCTTGATTTAGGATTTTTTCTGTTTATGAACAGACCTGATATGAGCATATCTCAGATTACCACTTCCAAATACAGAAGGGCAAAAGCTACATCGATATTCAACTTTCTGCCCATGCACTTTGTCCAGATGCCTCAATCTAGAATGATAGGAATCGAAATGGGTCTCACAAATAGGGCAACGGTATCTTCCCTTAGGTCCGTGAGCGGCAGACACATGCCGGTTTTTTGCGACTCGAGTAGGAAACACGGCATCACATTTGGTGCAGCCGAACTGTCCAGTCTCGTGGCACATTTGATGAGCTCGTAATTTGTGCCTGCCGGCAAATCCCTTCCCGCAagtatgacaaataaaagtttGGTAATGCTTATTCATATGTATAAACAAACTCATAAAGCTTTCGAAATGCTTATCGCAATGTACACATCTATATTCTTTTCCTGTTAGAATAAATGGGATAACTCCGTCACTGTGCTCCGAATTGAATGACTTGGAATGTAATTGTGATAAATGACTTTTAAAGCCATTCAAGGAGTTTACTTTTTCCTTACATAAGTTACAAATGAGATCAGTTATATCCACTCTCAGTGGGAATGAGTTTCGCACGCCTTCGCAAGGTTTGAAAACGTCTAGTTTGTTTTCATGGGTATTAGAGTGAGTGCGGACTTCACTAACGCTTGTGCATATGACCGGACAATACGCGCACATAATTTTACCGCGTTGCCATCTAAACGCAACTGCATTAGAATGTTCTAGGATAAGAGCCGCATTTGCTTTATCCTCCACCACTCTTCGTTTCCGCTTCCAATTTATTTCAACGGATTTGCTCGCAGTTCCTTCAGCCGGTCCTAAAAACAGAAAGACACCGATTGTACTCGCTGTCGTATCATTTAGTGTATTGGGTTTGATTGTAATCCATAGCGTGAGTTAGCACGTGGCGTCTTAACTTTGTATTGGTGTAGAAAGTCGTGTGGCACTGGGTGCATTCGTATCGCTTCTCGGCTGGTTTATGCGAGGTCCGGAAGTGAGCTGCTCTCTTGCAGCTGGTTTCGAAAGATTTGCCACAAGCTGTGCAGTCGTAGTCCCGTTGTTGTTGAGCATGGTCGTCGACCAAGTGCTTGGCTCTCGCGTAATATGTCGTGAACAGTTCTGGGCACCGAGGACACGTGTATCTGACACCTTTCTTATGCACACGCAGCCTGTGGCACATTCTAGCGGCTCTAGTTTCTAGCACTTCAGTGCAATCCCCGCAAGGGTAGCTACCCGTTTCATGCGACTGAACGTGAGTACGGAACCGAGATTTTGATACAAAACATTTGCCACACGAATCGCAAATGTGATTCTTATAATGTGTATTGATGTGTTGATTCAATTTAGAAAAGCTAACGAAATGAGAGAAACATTTTTGACAAAAGAATCCGTTTTGGTCAAGCTTAAACGGCAGTACTCCGTCGCTATAATCGGAGTTAATAATTTTCTCGTGTAGAGAGACAAGATGATCTTTCAGGTCGTCTATGTCCGTTAAGGGATGGTTGCATAGTCTACAACTGAGATTGCCTATATCTACTTTGACCATATTATTTTCGGTTAGTTTGGCGAAGATTTTATTAGTGGGTGGACCGGTTAAGTGATTGTTTTGGACGTGTTCACGCAATGGAGCGGTGTCTACGAATTTAGCATCACAGTAGGAGCAGTAAAAGGCGCTGTGGAACCAGCGGAAAGCCCAAGCGGTGGAGCATTCCAGGAGCGTCATAGCGTTCCTGCGCATCATAGTTTTGGAGATGCGTTTTTCGGATTCCTCCGGCAACTCGTTGTTGGCGCGTCGACGCCGGCGCATCTGACGCGCACTTACGTTCTCCTTTAATTTCCTAACACGCCTAACTCCTACTTTTGCCTCCGCGTCCGCATTAGCGGAACCTAAAAAGAAAAGAAGACGTTACTAAGTAAAATCCTTGCCCCACATGCAACCATTCCTGATTGATTAGATATTTGCACATTTGGATTTCTGTACTTTGTCTCAAGAAAATCTCGTGAGCAATTAGTAAAGTTAATATTCGGATACGGTTAGATTAGAAGTGGATAATGAcaaaaagtaaaatattaaaGCTTTTATTGTGTTAAAAGTATACATAATCGTTCACTATATTTTATCAGGACCTAAATTAACTAGTTCGCACATATCCGTGTGCATTTCCCTCATGTGAGCCAGCAATTGCATTCGCTGCTTAAACATGGCTCCACACCACTTGCAGCCCAAATCATCATGCGTTTTCAAATGCGTCCTCAACGCCCTGTTCCTAGGAAACGATTTATCACAGACGTTACAGTGAAAGTTCCTTTCTCCCgaatgttttactttgtgcctTCTCAGTTCGTAGGCAGTTTTGAAGCTCCATTCGCAGCTTGAACATCTAAAATCTCGCTGCGGCGGGAAGTGAACTGATCGAACGTGAATAGCTCGCTTGCCTGATGTCTTAAAGGTTAGCTCGCAGTGTGGACAACGATATAACACTTCTTTCTCACTGTGAGTTGCGTTGAGATGATTCATCCTGTCGTAGTAACCGTCAAACCGCATGTTACAGTGAGGGCATTCATATCTTGGCGCTTTGGCGTGGGCGTGTGCTTTATGATAATCTCTAGCTGCGCGCATTCTGAATATCTTAGGGCACTCGTTGCAAGGAAACGTTCCAGAGATGTGAACCTCTGAATGCTTCCTTAATCTTGGCGCAGTCATGTATCCCTTTCCGCAAGTTGGACAAATGTAATGTTGGTAATGTATGTTCATGTGCTCGTATAGTTTTAAGAAGTTGTTGAAAGTTTCCTGGCAAATGACGCAGCTCCATGA
This window harbors:
- the LOC134676243 gene encoding PR domain zinc finger protein 5-like isoform X9, producing MEGKSTDWLRGPSGPTVCRCCFAEGCYKDISTEYFWMGKREVYSEMLTETFDLSIAFAQTSGPNSNSRLICEPCISRLRDASEFKRQVQECEKMFMQYLDPGRTVVDELQMEITQEPSEKVKLEPVKLEKNHSDDDFDDRGGFEDMDEDDLDDQPLTKLASKVPKKESVDLLDLLDNAKAEKRKSSAKTKSSPAKKAKTKKETPKATASKAKPEKKKKGDETSPTDSEKQIAGMKTGGYKENEDKFKKTNIDVDDLKARKKNATVLLQFTKICPFRWMKNLYLCFYCDNQFNDPAWLRTHNENEHCDKTTAQVRCALSKLKKYELAKVDVTNTGCTICDDAITDFNELKKHLLDKHNKNIDPKSNDGILPFKVRKDEFKCAICSETFAEFKSLNQHMNVHYQNFICEQCGTGFITPERLRTHSFSHETGSFPCDACEKVFRSTNAKNEHYALVHMRVKRHRCPHCPETFRNYFQRNKHVSSVHGLKLKEFKCNLCPKVFTLSGKLGVHVRTVHLKLKRHACEVCEWKFYSKSELKEHMIRHGGERKHQCSVCKKSYARKYTLREHMRIHQDDRRFVCATCGESFVQNCSLKHHVKVHHPVKYEFMS
- the LOC134676243 gene encoding zinc finger protein 43-like isoform X6 — its product is MDEDDLDDQPLTKLASKVPKKESVDLLDLLDNAKAEKRKSSAKTKSSPAKKAKTKKETPKATASKAKPEKKKKGQKTEEADQANEDKTGADSEDSLWRADLWNNVNTVVAMTTVYPFKYKANPNGATFQCYYCTDAFCDPAEMRMHNRVRHSDEKQVRRPKCYRPVKMDFTAASCKVCAADIPNYAMLKSHLAEHGKVIDTTRGESILPYCLGSESNVCQICEKEFNTFMCLLRHMSEHSDYDRCKKCGKKLNSYAQLVSHIRQNECSTRTKKSVDIGDASASADRHMEQSEDESFTKKSKLTNFRNNISIITTMTTVYPFKVKRGLFQCYYCDTTSLNPDDIRSHNRAQHYYIKSFPNRRLDLPLKMDFADASCKLCLAEIRDYPTLKTHLAKHDKIIDTSLSKSVIPYNLNKDKIVCHICNTTYQSFLTLHKHMNVHCAYNICDQCGKSFKTRTQLNTHRLIHKSGVFPCKECNQTFPFLSRLHTHSTNVHKRKTPLTVYKCPVCKEDFPTYRQRLKHLVQVHGHKMPEFPCPSCNKVFNLCSSLTNHMKQNHFKREKNHACNVCDMKFSTSTALKNHVVKHNGERKFQCDICKKAYARIKTLREHMRIHNDDRRFACAVCGLTFIQKCSMKHHMRVHHPTEYKQEFESSSS
- the LOC134676243 gene encoding zinc finger protein 254-like isoform X14; the protein is MEGKSTDWLRGPSGPTVCRCCFAEGCYKDISTEYFWMGKREVYSEMLTETFDLSIAFAQTSGPNSNSRLICEPCISRLRDASEFKRQVQECEKMFMQYLDPGRTVVDELQMEITQEPSEKVKLEPVKLEKNHSDDDFDDRGGFEDMDEDDLDDQPLTKLASKVPKKESVDLLDLLDNAKAEKRKSSAKTKSSPAKKAKTKKETPKATASKAKPEKKKKGSTDLKLKWKPKRKYNDHRDNAAIIIECSNVCPFRWKRGAFTCAFCPMSFGDFSGIREHALEHPNRVEAMRLARPLDNVKVEITGLRCELCLLHVKDVETLKEHLLQIHDKPITINHGIGVTPFLIEGKEFVCTHCGEHFELFSKLNTHMNHHYPNNICFQCGKAFSAAHRLKAHLVIHEASNSMQYKCSKCDDVFATRALKNSHMALAHGPEYRYRCPYCNDSFLRYADRAKHLKVAHDRKVEYPCHLCTAVFSMCNQRTKHIQQVHIRHKQFFCALCPYQFVTAAQLRNHMVKHVGERKYQCQVCKKSYARTKTLKEHMRIHNNDKRFVCQFCNNAYVQKCSLQSHMRTHHPNAEPLKKLRLPMPNVY
- the LOC134676243 gene encoding zinc finger protein 728-like isoform X10, with product MEGKSTDWLRGPSGPTVCRCCFAEGCYKDISTEYFWMGKREVYSEMLTETFDLSIAFAQTSGPNSNSRLICEPCISRLRDASEFKRQVQECEKMFMQYLDPGRTVVDELQMEITQEPSEKVKLEPVKLEKNHSDDDFDDRGGFEDMDEDDLDDQPLTKLASKVPKKESVDLLDLLDNAKAEKRKSSAKTKSSPAKKAKTKKETPKATASKAKPEKKKKGRKGEDVQYKPESAVEVKQELAEAEDIDAASAAVKREEGERRRTNFRNNISTIIDTTTAYPFKYRRGMYLCYYCKHTFLEPEKLRQHNRIYHSESKVLPKPRKYEPVKMDFSTALCKLCLTEIRDYAMLKSHLIEHGKEIDNTFGDSVLPYKLSKDEHVCQVCGKTYEMFLSLHKHMNDHYEHYICEKCGKRFATSQRMLNHTRTHETGVFPCKQCDETFTSYAPLYTHVAKVHRFNKRYKCPICNEKFVSYKQRLKHLHTVHEQKTPVFPCPSCDRVFDLCSKRTAHIRFQHLQERNHVCIVCGMKFFSNYELQEHAIKHGGERIYQCDVCKKAYARIKTLREHMRIHNNDRRYTCPVCGQSFIQNCSMKQHIRVHHPTHLKDVF
- the LOC134676243 gene encoding zinc finger protein 26-like isoform X2, producing MEGKSTDWLRGPSGPTVCRCCFAEGCYKDISTEYFWMGKREVYSEMLTETFDLSIAFAQTSGPNSNSRLICEPCISRLRDASEFKRQVQECEKMFMQYLDPGRTVVDELQMEITQEPSEKVKLEPVKLEKNHSDDDFDDRGGFEDMDEDDLDDQPLTKLASKVPKKESVDLLDLLDNAKAEKRKSSAKTKSSPAKKAKTKKETPKATASKAKPEKKKKGRESEEPIQAKKMSEAERWRANLRDNVSAIISTTTACPFKYKKGKYLCFFCIDVFQEAEKLREHHRNQHYDEIQLPKLKAYDPTKVDIADASCKLCFAQITNYAMLKAHLAEHGRQLVTTNSAQGETVLPFRMLRNSHICQLCGKPCESLMRLLNHMHVHSARHVCDKCKSRFRSSVQLAKHIQMKECGTYKKDSVEADHTDERFPGEWRRITLINNLSIIIAMTTVQPFRFDKGVYLCYYCKETFTEPAVLRQHNREQHTEIKKIPKYYEPAKVDFVDASCKICSKEIPDNQTLKAHLAEHGKELDMTYGDSVIPYNLNSSSEHVCQICGKKYETFVGLHRHINEHYDSYICDQCGKKFITSRQMIRHARTHDSQEQGLFPCKNCDQTFTVRAHLTSHVTKEHKPKERNKCPICNEKFAFYGQRLKHLRTVHDQKTADYPCPSCDKVFDLSSKRSEHIRAQHLQVKNHECHICGMKFFSKHGLDAHSVKHGGERKFQCEVCNKAYARINTLREHMRIHNNDRRFTCSACGQAFVQKCSMKHHIKVHHPTLLKDEIES
- the LOC134676243 gene encoding zinc finger protein 43-like isoform X1, with amino-acid sequence MEGKSTDWLRGPSGPTVCRCCFAEGCYKDISTEYFWMGKREVYSEMLTETFDLSIAFAQTSGPNSNSRLICEPCISRLRDASEFKRQVQECEKMFMQYLDPGRTVVDELQMEITQEPSEKVKLEPVKLEKNHSDDDFDDRGGFEDMDEDDLDDQPLTKLASKVPKKESVDLLDLLDNAKAEKRKSSAKTKSSPAKKAKTKKETPKATASKAKPEKKKKGQKTEEADQANEDKTGADSEDSLWRADLWNNVNTVVAMTTVYPFKYKANPNGATFQCYYCTDAFCDPAEMRMHNRVRHSDEKQVRRPKCYRPVKMDFTAASCKVCAADIPNYAMLKSHLAEHGKVIDTTRGESILPYCLGSESNVCQICEKEFNTFMCLLRHMSEHSDYDRCKKCGKKLNSYAQLVSHIRQNECSTRTKKSVDIGDASASADRHMEQSEDESFTKKSKLTNFRNNISIITTMTTVYPFKVKRGLFQCYYCDTTSLNPDDIRSHNRAQHYYIKSFPNRRLDLPLKMDFADASCKLCLAEIRDYPTLKTHLAKHDKIIDTSLSKSVIPYNLNKDKIVCHICNTTYQSFLTLHKHMNVHCAYNICDQCGKSFKTRTQLNTHRLIHKSGVFPCKECNQTFPFLSRLHTHSTNVHKRKTPLTVYKCPVCKEDFPTYRQRLKHLVQVHGHKMPEFPCPSCNKVFNLCSSLTNHMKQNHFKREKNHACNVCDMKFSTSTALKNHVVKHNGERKFQCDICKKAYARIKTLREHMRIHNDDRRFACAVCGLTFIQKCSMKHHMRVHHPTEYKQEFESSSS